One region of Thiorhodovibrio frisius genomic DNA includes:
- the gnd gene encoding phosphogluconate dehydrogenase (NAD(+)-dependent, decarboxylating), whose amino-acid sequence MQLGMIGLGRMGANMVQRLMRAGHDCVVFDNNPQQVQALVDQGATGTTDMADFCVKLSTPRAIWIMVPAAVVESVIDQLEPHLKADDVLIDGGNSYYQDDIRHAKRLAERGVHFLDCGTSGGVWGLERGYCLMIGGDTDAVERLDPIFSALAPGFGEIERTTGRTGSPSRAEQGYLHCGPSGAGHFVKMVHNGIEYGLMAAYAEGFNILKHAGVGRADHASDAETAPLSNPEFYQYDLDLSQVAEVWRRGSVVASWLLDLSANALAADANLSDFGGRVSDSGEGRWTSIAAIESGAPAPVLTAALFERFSSRGEGDFANQLLSAMRYQFGGHHEKPTS is encoded by the coding sequence ATGCAACTCGGAATGATCGGCCTCGGCCGCATGGGCGCAAACATGGTGCAGCGACTGATGCGCGCTGGCCATGATTGCGTGGTGTTTGACAACAACCCGCAGCAGGTGCAGGCGCTGGTGGATCAGGGCGCCACGGGTACTACGGACATGGCCGATTTTTGCGTCAAACTGAGCACGCCGCGCGCAATCTGGATCATGGTGCCAGCGGCGGTGGTTGAATCAGTCATCGACCAGCTTGAACCGCATCTCAAGGCCGATGATGTGCTGATTGACGGCGGCAATTCTTACTACCAGGATGACATCCGCCATGCCAAGCGCCTGGCCGAGCGCGGCGTGCATTTTCTCGACTGCGGCACCAGCGGCGGTGTCTGGGGGCTGGAGCGCGGCTATTGCCTGATGATCGGCGGCGATACCGACGCGGTCGAGCGACTCGACCCGATCTTCTCGGCGCTGGCACCGGGATTTGGCGAGATCGAGCGCACCACCGGTCGCACCGGCTCTCCGAGCCGCGCCGAGCAGGGTTATTTGCATTGCGGGCCGAGCGGTGCTGGGCATTTTGTAAAAATGGTCCACAATGGCATCGAATACGGTCTGATGGCCGCCTATGCCGAGGGCTTCAACATCCTCAAGCACGCCGGTGTCGGGCGCGCGGATCATGCGAGCGATGCCGAGACAGCGCCTCTGTCCAACCCGGAGTTCTACCAGTATGACCTCGACTTGTCGCAGGTGGCCGAGGTCTGGCGCCGTGGCAGTGTGGTCGCATCCTGGCTGCTCGATCTGAGCGCCAATGCGCTGGCCGCCGACGCAAACTTAAGCGACTTCGGGGGCCGGGTGTCGGACTCGGGCGAGGGCCGCTGGACCAGCATCGCCGCCATCGAATCCGGCGCCCCGGCTCCGGTGCTGACCGCTGCCTTGTTTGAGCGCTTCAGCTCGCGCGGCGAGGGGGACTTCGCCAACCAGTTGCTCTCGGCCATGCGTTATCAGTTCGGCGGCCATCACGAGAAACCGACATCCTGA
- the zwf gene encoding glucose-6-phosphate dehydrogenase, which produces MSLTHTDFMQAPPATPNVMIIFGAGGDLTRRKLVPALYHLCAAGLLPESFAMLGLDRLDLGDDSFRERLAENMAESVGDGFSQDVWERLRGRIHYMHLDMLDGQDYEHLCERLTRIDAERTTEGNYLFYLAVPPSLFGEITDRLGEVGLLHESDGDWRRVIIEKPFGRDLESAVALNDALHRNMDEEQIYRIDHYLGKETVQNIMVFRFANGFIEPLWNRHHIDHVQITVAESVGVEHRGAYYEEAGALRDMIPNHLLVLLGFLAMEPPNSFEAEAVREEINKVLDAITPLSPEDVLTHAVRGQYGAGTMPTGEQVGAYRDSPEVDPESRTETFAALKLKMDNWRWAGVPFYVRTGKRLTTQYTEVAIQFKRAPTMMFQDTDTEQLEPDMLVLRIQPNEGIQMSFGAKIPGPKMQVGTVNMDFCYEHYFGNKPATGYETLIYDCMNGDATLFKHADTVEKGWEIVQSVMDVWHALPPREFPNYQAGTWGPCAAGELLRRDGRRWRRIEHHGVTDTGCK; this is translated from the coding sequence ATGTCCCTAACGCACACCGATTTTATGCAGGCACCGCCCGCCACGCCCAATGTGATGATCATCTTCGGCGCTGGCGGGGATCTCACCCGGCGCAAGCTGGTGCCGGCGCTCTATCACCTGTGCGCCGCCGGGCTACTGCCGGAGAGCTTCGCCATGCTCGGACTCGACCGCCTGGACCTGGGCGATGACAGCTTTCGCGAGCGCCTTGCCGAGAACATGGCCGAGAGCGTTGGGGACGGGTTTTCTCAGGATGTCTGGGAGCGGCTGCGCGGGCGAATCCACTACATGCACCTCGACATGCTCGACGGTCAGGACTACGAGCATCTTTGCGAGCGCCTCACGCGGATCGACGCCGAGCGCACCACCGAGGGCAATTATCTCTTCTACTTGGCCGTTCCGCCCAGCCTCTTTGGTGAAATTACCGACCGTTTGGGCGAGGTCGGTTTGCTGCACGAGAGCGACGGCGACTGGCGCCGGGTTATCATCGAAAAGCCCTTCGGCCGCGATCTGGAATCCGCCGTAGCCCTGAACGATGCCCTGCACCGCAACATGGACGAGGAGCAGATTTACCGCATCGATCATTACCTGGGCAAGGAGACGGTGCAGAACATCATGGTATTTCGTTTTGCCAACGGCTTTATCGAGCCCCTGTGGAACCGTCATCATATCGACCACGTCCAGATCACGGTGGCTGAGTCGGTTGGGGTCGAGCACCGCGGCGCCTACTACGAAGAAGCCGGGGCCCTGCGCGACATGATCCCCAACCATCTGCTGGTGCTGCTGGGCTTTCTCGCCATGGAGCCGCCCAATTCCTTCGAGGCCGAGGCGGTGCGCGAGGAAATCAACAAGGTACTCGATGCCATTACCCCGCTATCGCCGGAGGATGTGCTCACCCACGCCGTGCGCGGTCAGTATGGCGCCGGCACCATGCCCACTGGCGAACAGGTCGGGGCCTATCGCGACTCGCCCGAGGTTGATCCCGAATCGCGCACCGAGACCTTTGCCGCGCTGAAACTCAAGATGGACAACTGGCGCTGGGCCGGCGTGCCATTTTACGTGCGCACCGGCAAACGGCTGACAACCCAGTACACCGAAGTGGCGATTCAGTTCAAACGCGCGCCCACCATGATGTTTCAGGACACCGATACCGAGCAGCTCGAACCCGACATGCTGGTCCTGCGCATCCAGCCGAATGAAGGCATTCAGATGAGCTTCGGGGCCAAGATCCCCGGGCCCAAGATGCAGGTCGGCACGGTGAACATGGACTTCTGCTACGAGCACTACTTTGGCAACAAACCGGCTACAGGTTACGAGACACTGATCTACGACTGCATGAACGGCGACGCGACCCTGTTCAAGCACGCCGACACGGTGGAGAAAGGCTGGGAAATCGTGCAGTCGGTGATGGATGTGTGGCACGCATTGCCGCCCCGCGAATTCCCCAACTACCAGGCCGGCACCTGGGGCCCCTGTGCAGCCGGCGAACTGCTGCGCCGCGACGGCCGGCGCTGGCGGCGTATCGAGCACCATGGCGTGACCGACACTGGCTGTAAGTAA
- a CDS encoding Uma2 family endonuclease yields MTALPKMPPADYLEYERKAETKSEYVAGEIFAMAGASPEHNLIVGNLVAELNLALRKRPCRVYPSDLRVQVADAYFYPDVSVVCGDPMFTDHDNLTNPSLIVEVLSPSTEDFDMGGKFARYRQIDSLMDYLLVFQDSTHVIHYQRQDATHWLMTEVTDGSGRVALPSLECALDLAELYAKVFS; encoded by the coding sequence ATGACTGCATTGCCCAAAATGCCCCCTGCGGATTATCTGGAGTATGAGCGAAAGGCTGAGACCAAAAGCGAATATGTCGCGGGTGAGATCTTTGCCATGGCAGGAGCTAGCCCCGAGCACAACCTGATTGTGGGGAATCTGGTTGCCGAGTTGAATCTGGCCTTGAGAAAACGTCCATGCCGGGTCTACCCCAGCGATTTGCGTGTGCAAGTGGCTGATGCCTATTTCTACCCCGATGTCAGCGTGGTGTGTGGCGATCCGATGTTTACGGATCACGACAACCTAACGAACCCAAGCCTGATCGTCGAGGTACTGTCGCCCAGCACCGAAGATTTCGATATGGGTGGCAAGTTCGCTCGTTATCGCCAGATCGACAGTCTGATGGATTATCTGCTGGTTTTTCAGGATTCCACGCATGTCATCCACTATCAGCGCCAGGACGCGACTCATTGGTTGATGACTGAGGTCACCGACGGATCAGGCCGGGTCGCCTTGCCAAGTCTCGAATGCGCGCTAGACCTGGCTGAACTCTATGCCAAGGTGTTTTCCTGA
- a CDS encoding glutaminyl-peptide cyclotransferase: protein MRTDCRARCAMLRVVAFFCTLSAWLTALAGAVLVNALLASSVLAERAPVVAPTILGELPHDTGVFTQGLFLHRGLFYESAGLRGQSRLLITEPDSGQQILVHRLPPHIFAEGADLCGDEVVQLTWTSGLALRYEPDTLAKIGEFRYQGQGWGIACRGQRVVTSDGSANLTFRDPKTFKSQRTLTVTDAGVPVRQLNELEWAGGLLLANIWRSHRIAAIDPVTGAVRLWLDMSEVVRRSGQSGTEFVLNGIAWDAAQQRLYVTGKGWNRLYLIDCTGESLQRARLRR from the coding sequence ATGAGAACCGACTGTCGCGCGCGTTGTGCAATGCTGCGCGTGGTTGCATTTTTTTGCACCCTGAGCGCATGGCTGACTGCTTTGGCCGGTGCCGTTCTGGTCAATGCACTGCTGGCCAGTTCGGTTTTGGCCGAAAGGGCACCGGTTGTGGCGCCGACCATCCTCGGCGAGCTGCCCCATGATACAGGCGTTTTCACCCAGGGGCTTTTTTTGCACCGGGGACTTTTTTACGAGAGCGCGGGGTTGCGCGGTCAGTCGCGTCTGTTGATCACAGAGCCTGACAGCGGCCAGCAGATTCTGGTCCACCGGCTGCCGCCACATATCTTTGCCGAGGGAGCTGATCTGTGCGGGGACGAGGTGGTACAGCTGACCTGGACCAGTGGCCTGGCTTTGCGCTATGAGCCGGACACTTTGGCCAAGATCGGTGAGTTTCGCTACCAGGGCCAGGGCTGGGGCATCGCCTGCCGTGGCCAGCGCGTGGTCACCAGCGATGGCAGCGCGAACCTGACTTTTCGCGATCCCAAAACATTCAAGTCGCAGCGGACGCTGACGGTGACCGACGCTGGAGTGCCCGTGCGCCAGCTCAACGAGCTTGAATGGGCGGGTGGGCTGCTGCTGGCCAATATCTGGCGCAGCCATCGCATCGCCGCGATCGATCCTGTCACGGGCGCGGTGCGCCTGTGGTTGGACATGAGCGAGGTCGTGCGGCGCAGCGGTCAGAGTGGAACGGAATTTGTGCTCAACGGCATCGCCTGGGATGCCGCGCAGCAGCGGTTGTATGTGACCGGAAAGGGCTGGAATCGCCTGTATCTGATCGACTGCACCGGAGAGAGTCTTCAGCGAGCAAGGCTGCGGCGGTAG
- a CDS encoding mechanosensitive ion channel domain-containing protein, translating into MLVGLSPVAAQEATEQTGPTTPTIESTLTPDLIESKIKEVQSSSTLEPEAAKRIIEQYRGALSNLEEIKVFESQATNFRKAIAQAPLDSAALREQAAQRLAQESPAKPLAPNATLSQVEQQLAQQLAEIAAVEALLAELDKILDANTKEPARARKRISEANRELDNVNAEITSNDDSLLNPIEAQARRWALETRRDRLRAEILMLDQQLLSVSARSDLNLARRDLAEQALAESRQRRALLENEADRLRHIEASRVESETAEAQRNLADAHPLVRELARENADLSAAISDLTERLDQLDERQSERDASRRQIEEAFRSARQRLEAVGLSRTLGQSLVTQYRQLPDLAALRKASAENADRIAEASLNLVRYRDQLRRDNAWEQRADDAIAKLPAAERSALKQRLRDQVARRNDLLRRLIGIEESYLRGVTELDDNTRALMRIVRDYRDFLSERLLWVRSVVPISQQSFADFPAALAWLTAPAHWQSVAGILQHEAKVSPWLWLGLPAVLVLFWKGPALRRRVRATGEPLRRVSSDKFSYTTKALGLTLLLALPWSLLLALIGMRLEFSTMATPFSMAIGSALAAVGIGFYYLRAFHLLCMRGGIADRHFRWSSHTIRLLRVNFGWAILILPPLGLIAGATVLHPDAAFSGTLGRLALVALILTLAVFTVRLTNPANGVFRPFLLAHPESWFSRLRLLWFGALIAVPVLLAFLALAGYLYTAGILLDYLISELWLILSLVLVHQLVVRWLILTRRSLALRAALDQQATSPTDTAAEPPTEIAKPPNKTVDLAALDEQTRRLINSMILIAGAVGFWLIWSDALPAFGLLDNITLWRYTATVDGMETRVPVTLADLGRLLLIVSIAFIAGRNLPALLEIILLRHTAISSGMRYTIITLTAYSITAAGVLLVFGTLGLSWSQVQWLVAALSVGIGFGLQEIVANFISGLIILFERPIRVGDVVSIGDTTGMVTRIQIRATTIRNWDKQELLVPNKEFITGRLLNWSLTDTINRMTMVVGAEYGCDTRKALALMAEAAAENPRVLEDPAPLVTFDNFGDNSLTLALRYYLGALDCRLSVTSELHQAIDDKFRAAGIGIAFPQRDIHLHANDPIPVSVQQALDPMTPHPPGA; encoded by the coding sequence ATGCTCGTTGGACTTTCTCCCGTCGCAGCCCAAGAAGCAACCGAGCAGACCGGCCCCACCACGCCCACCATCGAATCCACGCTGACACCTGACCTGATCGAGAGCAAAATCAAAGAGGTTCAGTCCAGCAGCACGCTGGAGCCCGAAGCCGCCAAACGCATCATTGAGCAATATCGTGGAGCGCTAAGCAATCTCGAAGAGATCAAAGTCTTCGAGTCGCAAGCCACCAACTTCCGCAAGGCCATCGCGCAGGCACCACTGGATTCCGCAGCGCTGCGCGAACAGGCTGCGCAGCGGCTCGCCCAAGAGTCGCCCGCGAAACCCCTGGCACCGAATGCCACTCTGTCTCAGGTTGAACAGCAGCTTGCGCAGCAACTTGCCGAAATCGCTGCTGTCGAGGCCCTCCTCGCCGAGCTTGACAAAATCCTTGACGCGAACACGAAAGAACCGGCGCGCGCGCGCAAGCGCATCAGCGAGGCCAATCGCGAGCTTGATAACGTCAACGCCGAAATCACGAGCAACGACGACAGCCTGCTCAATCCAATCGAAGCCCAGGCCAGGCGGTGGGCACTGGAGACGCGCCGCGACCGCCTCCGCGCTGAGATCCTGATGCTCGACCAACAGCTCCTGAGCGTCAGCGCGCGCAGCGATCTGAACCTTGCCCGTCGCGATCTCGCAGAGCAGGCGCTTGCCGAGTCGCGCCAAAGGCGCGCTCTGCTGGAGAACGAAGCTGATCGCCTGCGGCACATCGAAGCCTCACGGGTTGAAAGCGAAACCGCCGAGGCCCAGCGCAATCTCGCCGACGCCCATCCGCTGGTGCGCGAACTCGCGCGCGAGAATGCCGACCTCAGCGCCGCGATCAGCGATCTGACCGAACGACTCGATCAGCTCGACGAGCGACAGAGCGAGCGCGATGCCAGCCGCCGCCAGATCGAGGAAGCCTTCCGCAGCGCCCGCCAGCGCCTGGAAGCTGTCGGCCTCAGCCGCACCTTGGGGCAATCCCTGGTCACCCAATACCGCCAACTTCCCGACCTCGCAGCCTTGCGCAAGGCATCCGCTGAGAATGCTGATCGTATCGCCGAGGCCAGCCTGAATCTGGTGCGTTACCGCGATCAACTCCGCCGCGACAACGCCTGGGAACAACGCGCTGATGATGCCATCGCCAAACTCCCGGCCGCTGAGCGCAGCGCGCTAAAACAACGCCTGCGCGACCAGGTTGCGCGCCGCAACGATCTACTGCGTCGCCTGATCGGTATTGAAGAAAGCTATCTGCGCGGCGTCACCGAGCTTGATGACAACACCCGGGCACTGATGCGCATTGTTCGGGACTACCGGGATTTCCTCAGCGAGCGTCTTCTCTGGGTGCGCAGCGTGGTGCCGATCAGCCAGCAATCCTTTGCCGATTTCCCGGCAGCCCTGGCCTGGCTGACCGCGCCCGCGCACTGGCAATCGGTTGCTGGCATTCTCCAGCACGAGGCCAAAGTCTCCCCCTGGCTCTGGCTCGGGCTGCCCGCAGTTCTGGTTTTGTTCTGGAAAGGACCGGCGCTGCGCCGGCGCGTGCGCGCCACCGGCGAGCCCCTGCGCCGCGTCAGTAGCGACAAGTTTTCTTACACAACGAAAGCGCTTGGGCTCACATTGTTGCTCGCCCTGCCCTGGTCCCTGCTGCTAGCCCTGATCGGCATGCGGCTGGAATTCTCAACCATGGCGACGCCTTTCAGCATGGCGATCGGCAGCGCTCTGGCGGCGGTCGGCATCGGCTTCTACTACCTGCGTGCCTTCCATCTGCTCTGCATGCGAGGGGGCATCGCAGACCGGCATTTCCGCTGGAGTTCCCATACCATCAGACTGCTGCGGGTAAACTTTGGCTGGGCCATTCTGATCCTGCCGCCACTCGGCCTGATCGCAGGCGCCACCGTCCTGCATCCGGACGCCGCATTCAGCGGCACCCTGGGGCGGCTGGCGCTCGTGGCGCTAATCCTGACCCTTGCGGTCTTTACTGTGCGCCTCACCAATCCCGCCAATGGCGTCTTTCGCCCCTTCCTGCTGGCCCACCCTGAATCTTGGTTCAGCCGCCTGCGCCTGCTCTGGTTCGGAGCACTGATCGCGGTGCCGGTTCTGCTCGCTTTTCTGGCGCTGGCCGGCTATCTCTACACGGCCGGGATTTTGCTCGACTATTTGATCAGCGAGCTTTGGTTGATCCTGAGCCTGGTGCTCGTCCATCAACTGGTCGTGCGCTGGTTGATCTTGACCCGGCGCAGCCTTGCGCTGCGGGCAGCACTCGACCAGCAAGCCACCAGCCCAACCGATACTGCGGCCGAGCCCCCAACAGAAATTGCCAAACCGCCAAACAAAACCGTGGATCTCGCCGCACTCGATGAACAGACGCGGCGTCTGATTAACAGCATGATTCTCATCGCCGGCGCGGTTGGGTTCTGGCTGATCTGGTCCGATGCCCTGCCCGCCTTCGGACTGCTCGACAACATCACCCTGTGGCGTTACACCGCGACCGTCGACGGCATGGAGACACGGGTGCCCGTGACCCTGGCCGATCTTGGACGGCTGCTGCTGATCGTCAGCATCGCGTTCATTGCCGGGCGCAACCTCCCGGCCCTGCTCGAGATCATTCTGCTGCGCCACACCGCGATCAGCTCCGGTATGCGCTACACCATCATCACCCTGACGGCATACAGCATCACTGCGGCTGGCGTCCTGCTGGTCTTCGGCACCCTGGGGCTGTCTTGGTCGCAAGTGCAATGGCTGGTGGCCGCGCTCAGTGTGGGCATCGGCTTTGGCTTGCAGGAGATCGTCGCTAACTTCATCAGCGGCTTGATTATTCTGTTCGAGCGCCCCATCCGCGTTGGTGACGTGGTCAGCATTGGCGACACCACCGGCATGGTCACCCGCATTCAGATCCGCGCCACCACCATCCGCAACTGGGACAAACAGGAACTTCTGGTACCCAACAAAGAGTTCATCACCGGGCGTCTGCTCAACTGGAGCCTGACCGACACAATCAACCGCATGACCATGGTCGTTGGCGCCGAATACGGCTGCGATACGCGCAAGGCCCTGGCGCTGATGGCCGAGGCCGCCGCCGAGAACCCGCGCGTACTCGAAGACCCGGCGCCTCTGGTTACCTTCGATAACTTTGGCGACAACTCACTCACGCTGGCGCTGCGCTATTATCTTGGCGCACTCGACTGCCGGCTATCAGTCACCTCCGAGTTGCACCAGGCCATCGATGACAAATTCCGCGCCGCCGGCATCGGCATCGCTTTCCCGCAGCGGGATATTCATTTGCATGCGAATGACCCCATCCCGGTGTCCGTGCAACAGGCGTTGGACCCCATGACGCCACATCCGCCCGGCGCATGA
- a CDS encoding GGDEF domain-containing protein encodes MTAVALQNMRVCEYCQLDSENIRLKARLEELRDCAMQTEALFQRLQEWEMVLLGIASLEQLLVSMTGDMRARLDIDQTRLLLPDADRRIRSLLESIDAQVPQDVLFEQPPESLQHLGEPRLTTLDAAGLPPLFEPDGPIRSVALLPLVRDQRFFGLLGLGSCDAERYGPELQTHALARLAAICSVCLENAINGARLELGGLTDPLTGLHNRRSLEQRLHAEVDRARRNHQPLSCLFIDLDLFKQINDQHGHSAGDAVLREVARRLLSTLRGGDIAARFGGDELALVLPATSYDDARSMGERIRVIISTDPVQIEDGIGIPVGLSIGAGTLEHNQLTEDIVRSGQELLQAADEALYQAKRGGRGRVV; translated from the coding sequence ATGACAGCCGTAGCCCTGCAGAACATGCGTGTCTGCGAGTATTGCCAGCTCGACTCGGAAAACATCCGGCTGAAGGCGCGACTTGAGGAATTGCGCGATTGTGCAATGCAAACCGAGGCCCTGTTCCAGCGTTTGCAGGAATGGGAGATGGTACTGCTTGGCATTGCCTCGCTCGAGCAGCTACTCGTGAGCATGACTGGCGACATGCGCGCACGCCTGGATATCGACCAGACGCGCCTGCTACTTCCGGACGCAGACCGGCGCATTCGCAGTCTGCTCGAATCCATCGATGCCCAAGTGCCTCAAGATGTGCTGTTTGAACAGCCGCCAGAAAGTCTCCAGCACTTGGGTGAACCCCGGTTGACAACCCTTGATGCCGCCGGCCTCCCGCCACTGTTCGAGCCTGATGGGCCGATTCGCAGTGTCGCGTTGCTGCCGCTGGTGCGCGATCAACGGTTTTTCGGCCTGCTCGGTCTCGGCAGTTGCGATGCCGAGCGCTATGGACCGGAGCTTCAAACCCATGCGCTGGCTAGGCTTGCGGCCATCTGCTCGGTGTGCCTTGAAAATGCCATCAATGGCGCGCGCCTGGAACTTGGCGGCTTGACCGATCCTTTAACCGGCCTGCACAACCGTCGCTCGCTCGAGCAGCGGCTGCATGCTGAGGTTGATCGCGCGCGGCGCAACCACCAGCCACTGTCGTGCCTGTTCATCGATCTTGACCTGTTCAAACAGATCAACGACCAACACGGCCACAGTGCTGGTGATGCCGTGCTGAGGGAAGTCGCTCGCCGGCTGCTGTCCACGCTCAGGGGGGGAGATATTGCTGCGCGCTTCGGTGGGGACGAACTGGCCTTGGTGCTGCCTGCCACCAGCTATGACGATGCTCGCAGCATGGGCGAGCGCATCAGGGTCATCATCAGCACCGACCCGGTGCAAATTGAAGACGGCATCGGCATCCCGGTTGGACTGTCCATTGGCGCCGGCACACTGGAGCACAACCAACTCACCGAAGATATCGTCCGCTCCGGTCAGGAACTCCTGCAAGCCGCCGATGAGGCGCTTTATCAGGCCAAGCGCGGTGGACGCGGACGGGTGGTATAG
- a CDS encoding alpha/beta fold hydrolase, with translation MQVLLGQRPFGLLNAAPTKPARASSDLPDALDAPRARFTSHGLPELNYYVDGPSDAEPVLLLHSINAAPSAFEMKPLFDHYRANRRVYALELPGFGMSDRSDRIYSPELYADVISTFLTEVVRAPADVIAYSLSCEFAARAALQASAAFRCLVLLSPTGFSPRRLPSAKTGKLLHRLFSLPGLGSAVYALVTTRPSVRYFMKLSFVTTPPKELIDYAYATAHQPGARHAPFYFLSGQLFTHNPVEQLYGKLKQPVLVIHDRDANVSFDLLPALLERQSNWQLTRVEPTLGMPQWEQPQKTIAAIDAFWQHQA, from the coding sequence ATGCAAGTGTTACTCGGGCAACGCCCCTTTGGCCTCTTAAACGCAGCACCAACCAAACCCGCTCGCGCGTCGTCAGACCTGCCCGATGCGCTGGACGCCCCACGGGCACGCTTCACAAGCCATGGCCTGCCGGAACTCAATTATTATGTCGACGGCCCGAGCGATGCCGAGCCCGTGCTGCTGCTGCACAGCATCAATGCCGCTCCCAGCGCTTTCGAGATGAAACCCCTGTTCGATCACTACCGTGCCAACCGGCGCGTTTATGCGCTCGAGTTACCCGGATTCGGCATGTCTGATCGCAGCGACAGAATCTACTCGCCCGAACTCTATGCTGATGTCATTAGCACCTTTCTAACCGAGGTGGTGCGCGCGCCAGCTGATGTCATCGCCTATTCCCTGAGTTGTGAATTCGCCGCCCGCGCGGCCTTGCAGGCATCTGCGGCCTTCCGCTGCTTGGTGCTGCTCTCCCCCACCGGATTCTCTCCTCGGCGCTTGCCAAGTGCCAAGACTGGCAAGCTTCTACACCGGCTGTTTAGTCTGCCTGGCTTGGGTTCGGCAGTCTATGCGCTGGTGACCACCCGCCCGAGCGTGCGCTACTTTATGAAGCTAAGCTTCGTCACTACACCGCCCAAGGAACTGATCGACTACGCTTATGCCACCGCGCATCAGCCAGGCGCGCGCCATGCACCTTTTTACTTTTTGTCTGGACAACTGTTCACCCATAACCCAGTCGAGCAACTCTATGGCAAGCTCAAGCAGCCAGTGCTGGTCATTCATGATCGCGATGCCAATGTCAGCTTCGACCTGCTGCCCGCCCTGCTCGAACGCCAGAGCAACTGGCAGCTGACCCGGGTCGAGCCCACCCTGGGGATGCCGCAATGGGAACAACCGCAGAAAACAATCGCCGCCATTGATGCCTTCTGGCAGCACCAGGCCTGA